From the genome of Francisella tularensis subsp. tularensis:
TTAACAGTTTTGATATTTTCAATAGCATATCTGGTAAGACCATTTGCAGGAACTATACTTGGGATTATTGGTGACTTGATAGGACGTAGGCGTCTTTTGTTATTTACGATATTACTTATGGGTGGATGTTCTTTATGTATGGGATTGATGCCTGGTTATGCTCAATGGGGCTTATTTGCTAGTTTTGCTTTTGTTGTTTTACGTATAATGCAAGGTATAGCTTTAGGCGGTGAACTACCAGGTGCGTATGTGATCGTTTATGAATCTGTCAAAGGTAAAATAGGTTTTGCTACAGCGATTTTATTTACATTTGTAACTGGAGGTTTTTTATTCTCTGATTTTGTTGGTTTTACTCTTGAGTATATTTTTGGTGATTTTGCTTGGCGAGCAGGATTTATCATTGGCGGACTTTTGGGTTTTGTTGGCTATTATGTGCGTCGTAACCTTCATGAAACTCGAGAATTTGAGAATATTGACAAGCAAAAAAGACATTCTTTTAGTTCTTTGATATCAACTTATGGAGCAAATTTATTTGCAGGAATATGTATGGTTATTATAGTAGCATTTGGCGGGGTAATGCTTACTCTTTATATCCATAAGTTTGTTGAAGATATTTTAGTCAGTTATAATTCTGGACAAATCTCTTTAATTCTAATGCCAAGTGTTTTAACACTTACTTGTTTTACTTTTGTATTTGGTTTTTTATCAGATAAAGTTGGCATTGCAAAAATGTTTACACTAGGAGCTGGATTTATTGTAGTTTGTGCTTTGCCAGTATTCTACTTGATGAGTAGCATTGGTAGTGTCTCTGCTATAGTTATTACTTCAGTGATAATAATGCTTTGCTATGCTTTAGTTGCTGCTACATTTATATTTTTACTTTGTGATCTTTTTCCTACTGATGTTAGATTATCGGGTGTAGGACTGAGCTATAATCTTGCTTTTGCTATAGTTGGTGGAGTTGCTCCTTTGCTTAGTACAACGATTATCACAATGACAGCTTATAATTTCTTAGGTCCAGCTATTGTTGGTATAGTTTGTGGAGTGCTTGGTCTATTAGGAATGTTTATCTATCTTAGAAAAGGTGGCTATCATAAAACTAACAAAGACATGATAGTTAAACTATAACTAACAAAGGAATTCTGATAAATAGCCAATAATTTTACTATTTTAAACTAACTTTTTTGTCTTTAAAAAAACCTAGTTAAAATATTTTTATATACTATGATTAAATAGTTGTTATGCTATAATTTTTTTTGAAAATGTTTTTATTTCAGGGTGTGTTATATGTCGCATAATAGTGTTTTTAATGGCTATGCTCCTTATGTAAATGTTTATGATGAAATCTTCACAGCTGATGGCAAAGTACGAGACAATGTCCGCCAAGCTATCAGAGCTATAGATGAATTAAATTTAGAAACATTACATGAGAAACAGAAGTTTGTAGATGCCTCATTTCTAAAAAGTGGTATTACATTTACAGTTTATAGTGATAGCCAAGGTACGGAGAAAATATTTCCTTTTGATCTGATTCCAAGGATTATCTCAGAAGATGAGTGGCGTGAATTAGAAAGAGGTTTGAAACAGCGTTTAAAAGCCTTAAATGCATTCTTAAATGATATTTATACTGAGCAAAAAATACTAGAAGATGGCATAATTCCTAGAGAGCTTGTAGAATCATCAGAAGAGTACTTACCACAAATGAGATGGATAAAGCCACCTCATGGTGTATATTGCCATATTGCTGGATTAGATCTTATCAAAGATGAAAGTGGCTTTATGGTCTTAGAAGATAATGTCAGGACTCCTTCTGGAGTTTCGTATGTATTAGAGAATCGTAACTCTTTGATAAAAGCTATTCCAGAAGCGTTTGCTAATACAAATATCAAAAAAGTAGTAGATTATCCTACTGAATTAAGAAAAGCTTTATCGAGTATTTCTCCAACAGTTGATGGTAAAAAAGGCTTAAGTGTAGTCTTAACACCAGGTCAGTATAATTCAGCGTATTTTGAGCATAGTTATTTAGCGCGTAAGATGGGCTGTGAGTTAGTCCAAGGTTCAGATTTATTTGTACATAACAATTATGTTTATCTAAAAACTACAAAGGGGCCTAAACTTGTTACTGTAGTTTATCGAAGAATAGATGATAAATTTTTAGATCCAGAATTTTTAAATCCAGAAAGTATGCTTGGTGTTCCAGGTATTATTGAAGCTTACAAAGCAGGTAATGTAGTTTTAGCAAATGCTGTAGGCAACGGTATCGCAGATGATTATCCTAGAACAGTAGCGTTTTGCTTAAATGATTGTCTAGCTATATTAAAGAAAATATCATATCATTCAACAGGTATTGGGATGGAGTCTAGAGCTAAGGTAGAGCAACTTATAAAATACTTGCAAGATAATTCTACAGAAACATTGTTAGAAAACAATCATCAAGTTATAACTTATATAATAGTTTCATTGGCTGAGCTTACGACACTTATTTCAAAAGAGTTTTTTATTTCTGATGTTAATTTCTATATAGCAATGTTAGAAAAACATAATTAAAAAAGGAATATTCTGAATGTTCAGTAACATCTTAGCGATATCTTCAGATTGTCCAATCTCTCCTAAAGTTGATTTAATTAATGATAATGTTTCTTCAGATACTATTAGAGACTTTATGTGGGGAATTGGTTGGTATCATTCAGATCATAATGAAGCAACTATCTTAAAAGAAAGTCATGTTGAGAGTGTCGATGTTTTAAGATCTCTGTTCAAAGATAATTCAAATTTTATCTCAAATAGTTTCATAGGTCATATTTATAGTCATAGTTTATTTGATAAAACAAATCTAAACTTACAACCATTTGTAAAACCTTATGCTGGTAAAGAGTGGACTTTGGTCCATAATGGTGATTTAAATTATGGTTATGAAAATATCTTAAAACTTACTGTCACTGATTATGAACCAGTTGGTAAAACTGACTCAGAGTACATTTTGTGTTGGTTTTTATCACAACTAAGAAAAAAACAAATACGTGACTTAAATGATGATAATTTGTTTATTATTCATGAATTACTAAAAAAAATTAATGAAGTAGGCCAAGCAAATTTAATTATCTCAAATGGTGATGTCACCATAGTCTACCAAGATATTAATGATTTTAATCCTATTTACTATTCAAGATTTTTTCCACCAATCAATTTTTGTAATTTGGTTATTGGCGATATTAAAGTCACTACGGGTTTAAATGAGGATAACCTTAGAACATATATGATATTCTCTAATATAAGAGGTAGTGGTAATTCTTGGCGTCGTCTAGAAGCTGGAAAAATGGTTGTAGCCTCTCATGGTCGAGTCATATGGAACAGTGATAAGAAAAGTAGTAATTATGGTGGACATAAATTTCAAGAAAAACCCGTTGCAGCGCCAGTTATTAAAATGGGTGTTGAGTTTTTAGAACGTGTTTTATATATTGTCCATGAGACTAAATACACATATCAAAATACGGTAAATCTTAGTAAACATATTATCAAGATGAAGCCTGTTATTGATGCTAAGCAAAAATTATTTAGTCATAGTTTAGATATTTCTGTAGCATGTGACAAAGAAGAATATGTCGATGTATTTGGTAATGATGTAATGTTTTTAAAAACTAGAGAGCCATATACAGAATTTACGGTAAAAATGGAAACAAAAGTTGCTGTTAGTACAAACCATTATATTCGTAAAAAGTCGATAAATAATCGTGCGACAATGCCAATTGCATGGATGCCATGGCAAAGACAGATGATGGCACCATACTTACTATCAGTTGAGTTACCACAAACACAACTTGAAGAGCTGATGGATTATGCTGTTTCATTTGTTAAAAGAAATGATAGTAATGTTATGGCTATCCTTGATGATATTAACAAGACGATATTTTATGAATATAAATATGTTTCTGGTTCAACAAATCTTACAACTACAGCGTATGATGTGTATGTTACAAGACAGGGCGTTTGTCAGGATTTTTCAAACCTATTTATTTGTCTAGCGCGACTTTTAGGTATTCCGGCACGTTATCGTTCTGGTTATATATTTAATGGAGGTAATTATAGTAATACTGCTATGAGTGATGCTACACATGCTTGGGTTGAAGTTTATATTCCTTGGATTGGTTGGGTAGGTTATGATCCGACTAATGGTTGCGAGGTTAATAGTGATCATGTGCGTATTGCTTGTGGGCGTCATTATATCGATGCAACGCCTACAGCCGGAACTATATACCGTGGAGGTGGTAGCGAGACTTTATCTATAGATGTTAAAGTTTTTGATATAACTGAATAATCAAAGTAAATCTATTATTGGTGAAGTCAGATTTAGCTATTTTTTATTTTTATTCAAAAGATGAGATAAGACTAACATAATACTTAACACCATTTAGCATAGCTTCATTACTTAAATCAAAATTTGGTTCATGTACCATAGATGTAAAGCCTTTAGCTTCATTTTTAACTCCTAAAAATGCATAGCAAGCCGGAACCTTTTTAGCAAAATATGAGAAATCTTCTGATGCCATCCATGGATATTTAGATTCAATAACATTGTTATCACCTAGGGCTTTTTTCGCACTATTGATTGCTCTAGCACTAGAATTAGAATCATTTCTAGTCTCTGGATAGCCATGGAAATAGTTAATCTCTACTTCTCCTTGGTAGGTTGTAGCTATACCATTTGCTATTTCATGTAGGCGTTTTTTAGCAATATCTTCCCCAGAAGAGCTTAGGTAGCGAATTGCACCTTTTAGTTTGGCTTGATCTGGAATTACATTAAATGCTGAACCTGCTTCTATCGCTGTTACAGATATAACTAAAGGGTCAAAGCTATTTGCATTTCTAGAAACAATTGTTTGTACTTGGTTAACAAATTGACAAGCCATAATAATTGGATCATTAGCTTTCATTGGTGTGCTCGCATGTCCGCCTCTACCATAGAAAGTTATTTCAAATAAATCAACACCAGCTAAAGCAACAGGTGTAGATATTTGCATTGTACCTTCATTAATTGTTGGTAATACATGGATACCATATATTTCATCAACTCCATCTATGGCTCCATCTGCAATCATTGCTGGAGCATCTCCTGGCAGAACTTCTTCATATGGTTGAAATATAAATCTAATATTTACATTTAGTTTGTCTTTATTTGCAGCAAATTGCTGTGCTGCTACTATAACCATAGCACAGTGAGCATCATGACCACACATATGTGCTTTGCCAGCGATTTTAGATTTATATTCACAATTATTTTGCTCGTGAATTGGTAGCGCATCCATATCTGCTCGTAGAGCAATAGTTTTTTTGGCAGCTGTAACTTTTAAATCAGCTATTAAACCTGTCTTACCGATTCCTCTTTTAATTTCTAGCCCTATTTTTTCTAACTCATTAGCGATAAAGTCAGCAGTATTATATACATCAAAACCAAGTTCTGGGTATTGGTGTATGTGTTGGCGAATCCTTTGTAGTTCTTTTATTGTGTTTGCACATATACTAATCATTACTTAGCCTTAAAAACATAATAAGTAGTTATTTGGTACTACATAATCTTTAAATTTAAGTATATGAATTTTTGGCAAATATTGATTAGACTTGTATATAACATTAATAAGTGTGAAAATTTATTAATTAGCTTGATATATAAATCTTAAATATGCAACAATCACTAAAATTAAGCGAATTTCTTGAGCTTATGAAAAGTACTATAGAAATGAGTTTTGGCTATGAAGGTTTCTGGATAGTTGCTGAATTATCTGAATGGCGTAAGTCTGGAAAACACTATTATGGCGAACTTATTGAGCATGATGGTATAAGTAAATACCCTATTGCTAAAATTAGGTGTAATTGTTGGGCAAATAAAGCTGATTATATTCATAATAAGTTTAGCTTAGTAACTGGAGAAAAACTTAGTTCTGATATGAAAGTTCTAATGAAAGTTACAGTGAGTTATCATATCAGTTTTGGATTGAGTCTAAATATTGTTGATATTGATCCAGCTTTTACACTTGGTGATAGACAAGCTCGTAAAATAGAAATTCTTGAGAAATTAGCTAAAAAAGGTATCTTAGAAAAAAATAAGTCTCTAGCTATGCCTTATGATTTTACAAGTATAGCTGTGATTACCAGTATAACAGCAGCAGGAAAGGGCGATTTTTTTGAGGAAGCGGATAAACTGCAAGATTTAGGACTATGTAATTTTGATATTTATGAGGCAAAAATGCAAGGTGCAGAATGTTCTGAAAGTGTCTCTACAGCTTTTGCAAAAATAGAAGCTAAAGCATTTGATTATGATGCTATAGTAGTAATCCGAGGCGGAGGGTCGCAAGCTGATCTTGATTGGTTTAATAATATCACACCTGCTGAAAGTATTTGTAATAGTAAAATACCTGTAATGATTGGTATAGGACATGAGCGTGATACAACTGTTTTAGATGAGATATGTACCAAAAGGTTTGATACACCATCTAAAGTGATAAATTTTATCGCAAATATAATTATAACTAATGCCAAAAATGCCAAGTATAACTATGCAGATATACTTAAGATTACTAATAATTCAGTAAAGCAAAATAAACATCAATTAGATAGTTTATACCATAATTTTAAAACTAAAATTGAGCATTATTTATATCAAACAAACCAAAATATTGAGCATAATTACAAAGCGACTATATCT
Proteins encoded in this window:
- a CDS encoding MFS transporter; the protein is MYDRDSRNVILLAGIGAILEFYDFVLYMIFSKEISATFFAQITNPTIKAFLTVLIFSIAYLVRPFAGTILGIIGDLIGRRRLLLFTILLMGGCSLCMGLMPGYAQWGLFASFAFVVLRIMQGIALGGELPGAYVIVYESVKGKIGFATAILFTFVTGGFLFSDFVGFTLEYIFGDFAWRAGFIIGGLLGFVGYYVRRNLHETREFENIDKQKRHSFSSLISTYGANLFAGICMVIIVAFGGVMLTLYIHKFVEDILVSYNSGQISLILMPSVLTLTCFTFVFGFLSDKVGIAKMFTLGAGFIVVCALPVFYLMSSIGSVSAIVITSVIIMLCYALVAATFIFLLCDLFPTDVRLSGVGLSYNLAFAIVGGVAPLLSTTIITMTAYNFLGPAIVGIVCGVLGLLGMFIYLRKGGYHKTNKDMIVKL
- a CDS encoding circularly permuted type 2 ATP-grasp protein, which translates into the protein MSHNSVFNGYAPYVNVYDEIFTADGKVRDNVRQAIRAIDELNLETLHEKQKFVDASFLKSGITFTVYSDSQGTEKIFPFDLIPRIISEDEWRELERGLKQRLKALNAFLNDIYTEQKILEDGIIPRELVESSEEYLPQMRWIKPPHGVYCHIAGLDLIKDESGFMVLEDNVRTPSGVSYVLENRNSLIKAIPEAFANTNIKKVVDYPTELRKALSSISPTVDGKKGLSVVLTPGQYNSAYFEHSYLARKMGCELVQGSDLFVHNNYVYLKTTKGPKLVTVVYRRIDDKFLDPEFLNPESMLGVPGIIEAYKAGNVVLANAVGNGIADDYPRTVAFCLNDCLAILKKISYHSTGIGMESRAKVEQLIKYLQDNSTETLLENNHQVITYIIVSLAELTTLISKEFFISDVNFYIAMLEKHN
- a CDS encoding class II glutamine amidotransferase, which gives rise to MFSNILAISSDCPISPKVDLINDNVSSDTIRDFMWGIGWYHSDHNEATILKESHVESVDVLRSLFKDNSNFISNSFIGHIYSHSLFDKTNLNLQPFVKPYAGKEWTLVHNGDLNYGYENILKLTVTDYEPVGKTDSEYILCWFLSQLRKKQIRDLNDDNLFIIHELLKKINEVGQANLIISNGDVTIVYQDINDFNPIYYSRFFPPINFCNLVIGDIKVTTGLNEDNLRTYMIFSNIRGSGNSWRRLEAGKMVVASHGRVIWNSDKKSSNYGGHKFQEKPVAAPVIKMGVEFLERVLYIVHETKYTYQNTVNLSKHIIKMKPVIDAKQKLFSHSLDISVACDKEEYVDVFGNDVMFLKTREPYTEFTVKMETKVAVSTNHYIRKKSINNRATMPIAWMPWQRQMMAPYLLSVELPQTQLEELMDYAVSFVKRNDSNVMAILDDINKTIFYEYKYVSGSTNLTTTAYDVYVTRQGVCQDFSNLFICLARLLGIPARYRSGYIFNGGNYSNTAMSDATHAWVEVYIPWIGWVGYDPTNGCEVNSDHVRIACGRHYIDATPTAGTIYRGGGSETLSIDVKVFDITE
- a CDS encoding M20 metallopeptidase family protein — encoded protein: MISICANTIKELQRIRQHIHQYPELGFDVYNTADFIANELEKIGLEIKRGIGKTGLIADLKVTAAKKTIALRADMDALPIHEQNNCEYKSKIAGKAHMCGHDAHCAMVIVAAQQFAANKDKLNVNIRFIFQPYEEVLPGDAPAMIADGAIDGVDEIYGIHVLPTINEGTMQISTPVALAGVDLFEITFYGRGGHASTPMKANDPIIMACQFVNQVQTIVSRNANSFDPLVISVTAIEAGSAFNVIPDQAKLKGAIRYLSSSGEDIAKKRLHEIANGIATTYQGEVEINYFHGYPETRNDSNSSARAINSAKKALGDNNVIESKYPWMASEDFSYFAKKVPACYAFLGVKNEAKGFTSMVHEPNFDLSNEAMLNGVKYYVSLISSFE
- the xseA gene encoding exodeoxyribonuclease VII large subunit, yielding MQQSLKLSEFLELMKSTIEMSFGYEGFWIVAELSEWRKSGKHYYGELIEHDGISKYPIAKIRCNCWANKADYIHNKFSLVTGEKLSSDMKVLMKVTVSYHISFGLSLNIVDIDPAFTLGDRQARKIEILEKLAKKGILEKNKSLAMPYDFTSIAVITSITAAGKGDFFEEADKLQDLGLCNFDIYEAKMQGAECSESVSTAFAKIEAKAFDYDAIVVIRGGGSQADLDWFNNITPAESICNSKIPVMIGIGHERDTTVLDEICTKRFDTPSKVINFIANIIITNAKNAKYNYADILKITNNSVKQNKHQLDSLYHNFKTKIEHYLYQTNQNIEHNYKATISIARGLVKLYGKSMDMQYDNIISNSQNLIKNSQHNLEESYNHSLSIAKNVIKYYNQASEYLYKQILSISIEPTLRRGFSITKTKDGKYITSQKQAQKYLNLEIIYADGQVQVEVKNNGNAN